A part of Solicola gregarius genomic DNA contains:
- a CDS encoding TIGR03619 family F420-dependent LLM class oxidoreductase, producing the protein MKFALSWNTAYYGTGADQMSAIAQHAEGLGFEAIYVPEHIALSARPEPAQLALPADTEVVDPLGALAYLAATTERILLGTGVLLLPYHHPVTLAKQLATIDLLSKGRLRLVTIGLGTVPAEAAAFGVDYAARGRVADDAMDALRLLWAGDRDGVSHDGEFYSFDSLTSFPKPYQADGVPLHVGGSSRAAARRAGARGSGWFPGGRLSLPQRAELWQLVQDTAAAAGRSLDGFDHTRWGTIDMTTDDVAARAEQGVTRLVVAPTGSTVDEQRAELSAFAQRHRLVASS; encoded by the coding sequence ATGAAGTTCGCTCTCTCCTGGAACACCGCGTACTACGGCACCGGCGCCGACCAAATGTCGGCGATCGCCCAGCACGCGGAGGGTCTCGGGTTCGAGGCGATCTACGTACCCGAGCACATCGCGTTGAGCGCGCGTCCCGAGCCTGCACAGCTCGCGCTTCCGGCCGATACGGAGGTCGTGGACCCGCTCGGTGCGCTGGCCTACCTCGCGGCTACGACGGAGCGGATCCTCCTCGGCACGGGCGTCCTGCTGCTCCCCTACCACCACCCGGTGACCCTTGCGAAGCAGCTGGCAACCATCGATCTGCTGTCCAAAGGACGGTTGCGGCTCGTGACGATCGGGCTCGGCACTGTGCCGGCGGAGGCGGCGGCATTCGGCGTCGATTACGCGGCGCGTGGTCGCGTCGCGGACGACGCGATGGATGCGCTCCGCCTGCTGTGGGCCGGCGACCGTGACGGTGTTTCGCACGACGGTGAGTTCTACTCGTTCGACTCGCTCACCAGCTTCCCCAAGCCGTATCAGGCCGACGGAGTGCCGCTCCACGTCGGCGGTTCGAGCCGTGCCGCGGCTCGTCGCGCCGGAGCGAGGGGCAGCGGCTGGTTCCCGGGCGGGCGGCTGAGCCTGCCGCAGCGTGCCGAGCTGTGGCAGCTTGTCCAGGACACCGCGGCTGCCGCAGGACGCAGCCTCGACGGGTTCGACCACACCCGCTGGGGCACCATCGACATGACCACTGATGACGTCGCCGCACGAGCCGAGCAAGGTGTCACCCGCCTGGTGGTCGCGCCCACCGGATCTACGGTCGATGAACAGCGAGCCGAGCTCTCGGCATTCGCGCAGCGGCATCGCCTCGTGGCATCGTCCTGA